The following are encoded in a window of candidate division WOR-3 bacterium genomic DNA:
- a CDS encoding glycosyltransferase codes for MKEVLIIAYYTPPLGMSGVMRITKFAKFLPRFGWKVKILTVKPIAYYHYDYNLLNDLKDIPIFRSESLDPARILYFFQTKSNKIKIEPNKVSQFLNFLFFPDSKVLWIPFAYRLGCKLIEQSRPDVILASAPPFSALLVGLKLKQKYQIPLIADFRDPWPTGFVSPPQFMCAKIKRFRDQIINNSDQIIAVNYQTREKIECPQAVVIENGYDPEEFKIPAYPISGFNIVYTGNVWENFDLLKSVAEAIIDIKDVKIILVGSCDAKTLIELKKYKNIDYLGICSHSETIAIMKSASLLLYLSKPNQAVGIKLYEYFGANKPILGVALECNEAMRLIENHAIGIALPCEKKEIREAVMLAQDNKFPFQPKGIENYNRLNQTQKLSEIMNKLIKRKINS; via the coding sequence ATGAAAGAAGTTCTGATTATAGCCTATTACACACCACCGTTAGGAATGAGCGGAGTTATGCGCATTACCAAATTTGCAAAGTTTCTACCACGATTTGGCTGGAAAGTTAAAATCTTAACGGTCAAACCAATTGCTTATTATCATTACGATTACAATTTACTTAATGACTTGAAAGACATACCAATTTTCCGCAGTGAAAGCCTTGACCCAGCAAGAATCCTTTACTTTTTTCAAACTAAGTCAAATAAGATAAAAATTGAACCTAATAAAGTAAGTCAATTTCTCAATTTTCTATTTTTCCCAGATTCAAAAGTATTATGGATTCCTTTTGCTTATCGCTTGGGTTGTAAATTGATTGAACAATCAAGACCAGATGTTATCTTGGCTTCAGCACCACCATTTAGTGCTTTACTTGTTGGTTTAAAGTTAAAACAAAAGTATCAAATTCCCTTAATTGCTGATTTTCGCGATCCTTGGCCTACGGGCTTTGTTTCGCCGCCTCAATTTATGTGCGCCAAGATTAAAAGATTTCGCGACCAAATAATTAATAACTCAGACCAGATAATTGCAGTAAATTATCAAACCCGAGAAAAAATTGAATGTCCCCAAGCCGTAGTAATTGAGAACGGCTATGACCCCGAGGAATTCAAAATTCCTGCTTACCCAATATCTGGCTTTAACATTGTCTATACAGGCAATGTTTGGGAGAATTTTGATTTGTTAAAATCCGTAGCCGAAGCAATTATTGATATTAAAGATGTGAAAATAATTTTAGTGGGAAGTTGCGATGCTAAAACTTTAATTGAACTTAAAAAATATAAAAACATTGATTATTTAGGTATCTGTTCTCATTCAGAAACAATTGCAATTATGAAGTCAGCATCATTGTTATTATACCTTTCTAAACCTAATCAAGCAGTGGGAATAAAACTTTACGAATATTTTGGAGCCAATAAACCAATACTCGGAGTTGCTCTTGAATGTAATGAAGCAATGCGGTTGATTGAGAATCACGCAATAGGTATTGCCTTACCCTGCGAAAAGAAAGAAATTCGCGAAGCAGTTATGTTAGCCCAAGATAATAAATTTCCCTTTCAGCCCAAAGGAATTGAGAATTACAATCGGTTAAATCAGACTCAAAAATTAAGCGAGATAATGAATAAATTAATTAAACGCAAAATCAATTCATAA
- a CDS encoding PorV/PorQ family protein, giving the protein MKKFKDLLLLLLICPIITTASEYPGAVFLMIYPGARAVGMGGAFTAIADDALATYYNPAGLGFQKSIDFSYNICDWLPGLYPGMYYEYIGLSVPVYKGLTFAFSRTYLNTGKTEVIDANGNYLGEYTSFDKATAWSISIAPLSIIGIEPIISFGFTLKDIYSFLVPDWVLRRLEMGNGGSGSALAKDYGILIRSPASMIGQLSFGFLRQNIGSRIAYTPESEGDPLPRAFKTGFSYKITANDIFQGKKLIDFGKDYEWLSKWFAEASHICIAFDIYNGLAGSWYSWGVEFAPFGVLGIRMGYFNDAEGARIGTTYSVGLDLKFLKIDFGSDADIYDFPTENWRVAVALNIGTPILSENGIIGSIFERKR; this is encoded by the coding sequence ATGAAAAAATTTAAAGACCTATTACTACTATTATTAATATGCCCGATAATTACGACCGCCAGTGAATATCCTGGGGCCGTATTCCTAATGATTTACCCAGGTGCTCGGGCGGTTGGAATGGGTGGTGCATTTACGGCAATTGCTGATGATGCTCTTGCAACTTATTATAATCCAGCAGGTCTTGGTTTTCAAAAGAGTATAGATTTTTCTTACAACATATGCGATTGGCTTCCAGGACTTTATCCTGGAATGTATTATGAGTATATAGGTCTTTCAGTGCCTGTCTACAAAGGTTTGACATTTGCTTTTTCGCGAACCTATTTAAATACGGGGAAAACAGAAGTAATAGACGCAAACGGAAACTATTTAGGCGAGTATACATCTTTCGATAAGGCAACAGCATGGTCAATAAGTATTGCACCTTTGTCAATAATTGGAATTGAGCCTATAATTAGTTTCGGATTCACACTGAAAGATATATACTCTTTTTTAGTTCCAGATTGGGTGTTGAGAAGATTGGAGATGGGAAACGGTGGTAGCGGAAGTGCTTTGGCAAAAGATTATGGTATTTTAATACGTTCTCCAGCCAGTATGATCGGTCAACTTAGCTTTGGATTTTTAAGGCAGAATATTGGTTCGCGAATAGCGTATACACCTGAATCAGAAGGCGACCCCCTTCCACGTGCTTTCAAAACAGGCTTTTCATACAAAATTACTGCAAATGATATTTTCCAAGGGAAAAAATTAATAGATTTTGGCAAAGACTATGAATGGCTATCAAAATGGTTTGCAGAAGCATCTCATATCTGTATCGCTTTTGACATATATAATGGATTAGCTGGTTCGTGGTATTCGTGGGGTGTCGAATTCGCACCCTTTGGGGTTTTAGGAATAAGAATGGGGTATTTTAACGATGCCGAGGGAGCGCGTATTGGCACCACTTATAGCGTGGGGTTAGATCTGAAGTTTCTTAAAATCGATTTTGGAAGTGATGCCGACATTTATGACTTTCCAACTGAAAATTGGCGCGTAGCAGTGGCATTGAATATTGGAACTCCTATTTTGTCGGAAAACGGAATAATCGGTTCGATTTTTGAGCGGAAGAGGTAA